The Brassica napus cultivar Da-Ae chromosome C7, Da-Ae, whole genome shotgun sequence genome has a segment encoding these proteins:
- the LOC125589991 gene encoding uncharacterized protein LOC125589991, with product MELELPKRLYAEGSEPRVKKINNSCRMELIRDLKKAMCAEYDDVKRDPVFTHIMAIAENDLKFSGKLVDSFICRQLITSKLHEKWFVFARTPLRFSLQEYHAVTGLKITRETNSDVVKWKNDGGFWSNLLHTGGKITLQSIRKVHLQEVHTWTRLDRMRLIYLCVIVGVVMGRDEKVSIPHMYIKLVMDFDKVRKFHWGLHSYDFLLSSIEKAMKKLGKKESYIFEGFSYALQIWIMEAIPDFGEILGRRVSDSFKGPRCGNWKGVAKVSYEDIIELEDSLTKKDNFFSVISVTGNGDVFLDAQYTREGEMEDERVDLVLGRIRNKYDWSNTDWPVLDPEESKMEEPDSHDRGSEADKIVDHTDVVADEENSSVKVAGKGKRKFLDEGAETRKKKVLCKRSAEKFLTFGPETMSFIEGLIRTSVTSLGDVLSMQMANMERVFTERMGKMEIEVSQLKDAISLTGEGSYPSKKETEEAPLNSKAKEAPPKSKGAQAPPKSKGAQAQPKRKGDQPTPTKKDGKKIATETNDFDFGLSTQDLRDLSQATFVDGFDLSQVKVETLSKSKPFNMAPLQWNDEEMDRTKEDSPDAALVFFREEDWEKVRTWSTSSTPIRIGPATLDFEIANRLMDKSEWLNSLEIDAAMYVFRERTSLKRWRPHRVAFMTVVFSNMIKKEYGHLEAQGRKSYMLHNLLLQFGKGVLPPHGRTHEIWNIDVDRLYVPVHVSGNHWIALCISFVTRSIEVFDCSGKKRYKEVDGFANLIPRIVKAVQPMRHQKDFAVGAYTVSYVPVGNLNKSACDCGVYAVKFIECHALGLELSLLHDGNIIEARHRILWDLWEAANDPELIDRMSKYQSPECLSSTVEEIL from the exons ATGGAGCTGGAGCTACCTAAACGATTATATGCAGAGGGTTCAGAACCTCGGGttaagaagatcaacaacagTTGCCGCATGGAACTTATCAGAGATCTGAAGAAAGCTATGTGTGCAGAGTACGATGATGTGAAGAGAGATCCTGTTTTCACACATATCATGGCTATTGCCGAAAATGATCTCAAGTTCTCTGGGAAACTAGTGGATAGCTTCATATGTAGACAGCTGATTACCTCAAAGCTGCATGAGAAGTGGTTTGTTTTTGCGAGGACGCCTCTCCGGTTTTCGCTTCAGGAGTACCATGCTGTGACAGGCCTCAAGATTACACGGGAAACTAACAGTGACGTAGTGAAATGGAAAAACGACGGGGGTTTTTGGAGTAACCTACTGCACACAGGTGGTAAGATCACCTTGCAGTCGATCAGAAAGGTTCATCTACAAGAAGTTCACACTTGGACGCGGCTTGATAGGATGAGGTTGATCTACTTGTGTGTAATAGTGGGTGTGGTGAtggggagagatgagaaggtgTCCATCCCTCATATGTACATCAAGTTGGTGATGGATTTTGACAAGGTTCGGAAGTTCCATTGGGGTCTTCACTCGTATGATTTCCTGTTGAGTTCGATTGAGAAGGCAATGAAGAAGTTGGGTAAGAAGGAGAGCTACATTTTCGAGGGTTTCTCCTATGCTCTCCAGATTTGGATTATGGAGGCAATTCCTGATTTTGGAGAAATATTAGGCAGAAGAGTCTCAGACAGCTTCAAAGGTCCAAGGTGTGGCAATTGGAAAGGAGTTGCAAAAGTTTCTTATGAAGACATCATTGAGCTCGAGGACTCCTTAACTAAGAAG gataacttcttctcggTCATATCAGTGACTGGTAATGGTGATGTGTTTCTAGAtgctcagtacacaagggaggGTGAGATGGAAGATGAACGAGTGGACCTTGTTTTGGGGAGGATCAGGAACAAGTATGATTGGAGCAACACAGACTGGCCAGTTTTAGACCCTGAAGAGTCTAAAATGGAGGAACCCGACAGCCATGATAGAGGGTCAGAAGCTGATAAGATCGTGGATCATACGGATGTTGTAGCAGACGAGGAGAACTCTTCGGTTAAGGTCGCAGGAAAAGGCAAGAGAAAGTTTCTTGATGAAGGAGCAGagacaagaaagaagaaggtgCTGTGTAAGCGATCAGCAGAAAAGTTTCTGACTTTTGGTCCTGAAACTATGAGTTTCATTGAGGGTCTTATCCGCACATCTGTCACTTCATTGGGAGATGTGCTCAGTATGCAAATGGCGAATATGGAGAGGGTGTTTACAGAGAGGATGGGAAAGATGGAGATTGAGGTTTCACAGCTCAAGGACGCAATCAGTTTGACTGGTGAAGGAAGCTATCCTAGTAAGAAAGAAACTGAAGAAGCTCCACTAAACAGCAAAGCCAAGGAAGCTCCACCTAAGAGCAAAGGCGCTCAAGCTCCACCTAAGAGCAAAGGCGCTCAAGCTCAACCTAAGCGCAAAGGCGATCAACCTACTCCAACAAAAAAG GACGGGAAAAAGATTGCTACAGAAactaatgattttgattttggattgAGTACACAAGACTTGCGGGACCTGTCCCAAGCTACATTTGTTGACGGTTTTGATCTGTCTCAAGTGAAAGTTGAGACGTTAAGTAAATCGAAACCGTTTAACATGGCTCCACTGCAGTGGAATGATGAGGAAATGGATCGAACCAAAGAAGACTCGCCAGATGCCGCGTTGGTGTTTTTCCGTGAAGAGGATTGGGAAAAAGTTAGAACTTGGTCAACTTCCTCCAC ACCTATACGGATTGGACCTGCCactttagattttgagattgCTAATCGTCTTATGGATAAATCTGAGTGGTTAAATAGCTTG GAGATTGACGCTGCAATGTACGTATTCCGGGAGAGAACATCTTTGAAACGATGGAGACCTCATCGTGTCGCCTTCATGACTGTCGTCTTCAGCAATATGATTAAAAAAGAGTATGGTCATTTAGAAGCTCAGGGTAGAAAGAGCTACATGCTTCATAATTTGCTACTGCAGTTCGGTAAAGGAGTCCTTCCACCACATGGCAGGACACATGAGATATGGAATATAGATGTGGATCGCCTGTATGTCCCTGTTCATGTCAGTGGGAATCATTGGATCGCCTTGTGCATCAGTTTCGTGACGAGGAGCATTGAAGTGTTCGACTGCTCGGGTAAGAAAAGGTACAAGGAGGTGGATGGGTTCGCAAACCTTATTCCGCGTATTGTCAAGGCAGTTCAGCCTATGAGACACCAGAAGGATTTCGCAGTCGGTGCATATACTGTTTCCTATGTCCCCGTTGGGAATCTGAATAAAAGTGCATGCGACTGTGGCGTCTATGCAGTGAAGTTCATTGAGTGTCATGCGCTTGGATTGGAGTTGTCGTTGTTGCATGATGGTAACATTATCGAAGCTCGCCACAGGATTCTATGGGATCTTTGGGAAGCAGCTAATGATCCGGAATTGATTGATAGGATGTCAAAGTATCAATCCCCGGAGTGTCTCTCTTCGACTGTAGAAGAGATTTTGTGA